A DNA window from Sphingopyxis macrogoltabida contains the following coding sequences:
- the lptB gene encoding LPS export ABC transporter ATP-binding protein encodes MTDESAATTLSEGDHGVAEHTAHVQEDAAAGNGLAVISIAKSYDKRVVLSDVSLSVGKGEVVGLLGPNGAGKTTCFYSIMGLVKPDAGRIMLDGADITALPMYRRAILGLGYLPQETSIFRGMTVEQNIGAVLELSEPDKVSRERRLEELLDEFGLTRLRDSAAMALSGGERRRAEIARALAANPSIMLLDEPFAGIDPLSISDIRDLVADLKTRGIGVLITDHNVRETLDLVDRACIIYDGKVLLAGSPEELVADPEVRRLYLGEGFSL; translated from the coding sequence ATGACCGACGAATCCGCTGCGACGACGCTCTCCGAAGGCGATCACGGCGTTGCCGAGCACACCGCGCATGTCCAGGAAGATGCCGCGGCGGGCAACGGGCTTGCGGTCATCTCGATTGCCAAAAGCTACGACAAGCGCGTCGTGCTGTCCGACGTATCGTTATCGGTTGGCAAGGGCGAGGTCGTCGGCCTGCTCGGTCCCAATGGCGCGGGCAAAACGACCTGCTTCTATTCGATCATGGGGCTGGTGAAGCCCGATGCCGGGCGCATCATGCTCGACGGTGCCGACATCACCGCGCTGCCGATGTACCGCCGCGCGATCCTCGGGCTCGGTTATCTGCCGCAGGAAACCTCGATCTTTCGCGGCATGACGGTCGAGCAGAATATCGGCGCGGTGCTCGAACTCAGCGAGCCCGACAAGGTGTCACGCGAGCGGCGGCTCGAGGAACTGCTCGACGAATTCGGGCTGACGCGGCTGCGCGATTCAGCGGCGATGGCGCTGTCGGGCGGCGAACGGCGCCGCGCCGAAATCGCCCGCGCGCTCGCCGCCAATCCGTCGATCATGCTGCTCGACGAACCCTTCGCGGGCATCGACCCCCTGTCGATCAGCGACATCCGCGACCTTGTCGCCGATCTGAAGACGCGCGGCATCGGGGTGCTGATCACCGACCATAATGTCCGCGAGACGCTCGACCTCGTCGACCGCGCCTGCATCATCTACGACGGCAAGGTGCTGCTTGCCGGCTCGCCCGAAGAGCTCGTCGCCGACCCCGAGGTGCGCCGCCTCTACCTCGGCGAGGGCTTCTCTTTGTGA
- a CDS encoding aminopeptidase P family protein, whose protein sequence is MSSPVPGTIHAERLARLRAELKARGLDGFVVPISDEHMSEYVGEYAQRMAWLTGFGGSAGTAAVLPEKAAVFVDGRYTVQVRDQVDGTLFDYVGVPQSSVAEWLGANVSAGQKVGYDPWLHSIDWARGLEKALAAKGATLVAVDANPLDAAWDDQPAPSDAVVTVYDTKLAGQAAADKRAVIADWLRAKGLDTTVMTALDSVAWTFNIRGTDVSHTPVGLAFALLHADATADLFVAPEKVTDAVRAHLGNSVRIHDREAFEAALADLAGKKVAVDPDRAVAAIFTALEAAGATIERHRDPAVLPKAIKNDVELDGTRAAHVRDGVAVSRFLKWMAEVAPQGGLDELGAAAKLREYREASGALRDLSFDTISAAGPNGALPHYKVDETTNRAVETGTLYLVDSGGQYDDGTTDITRTIAIGTPTAEMRRRFTQVLKGHIALATARFPKGTRGSQLDILARQYLWADGVDYAHGTGHGVGTYLAVHEGPQRIAKPAGGQAGTEEALHAGMILSNEPGYYKAGSFGIRIENLVIVVPVRIDGAEEDMLAFETITFAPIARDLVDAALLSPAEADWLDAYHAEVLEKLGAAMDGADREWLAAACAPIDRAPTALAA, encoded by the coding sequence ATGTCCAGCCCCGTCCCCGGCACTATCCACGCCGAGCGCCTCGCCCGCCTGCGCGCCGAGTTGAAAGCGCGCGGCCTCGACGGTTTCGTCGTGCCGATCAGCGACGAGCATATGAGCGAATATGTCGGCGAATATGCGCAGCGCATGGCGTGGCTGACCGGCTTCGGCGGCTCGGCGGGGACGGCGGCGGTGCTGCCCGAAAAGGCGGCGGTGTTCGTCGACGGCCGCTATACGGTGCAGGTCCGCGATCAGGTCGACGGGACGCTGTTCGACTATGTCGGGGTGCCGCAGTCGAGCGTCGCCGAATGGCTCGGCGCCAACGTCAGCGCGGGGCAGAAGGTCGGCTACGACCCGTGGCTCCACAGCATTGACTGGGCTCGCGGGCTGGAAAAGGCGCTGGCGGCGAAGGGCGCGACCCTCGTCGCGGTCGACGCGAATCCGCTCGACGCGGCGTGGGACGACCAGCCGGCGCCGAGCGATGCGGTGGTCACGGTGTACGACACGAAACTCGCCGGGCAGGCGGCCGCCGACAAGCGCGCGGTCATTGCCGACTGGCTGAGGGCGAAGGGGCTCGACACGACGGTGATGACCGCGCTCGATTCGGTCGCCTGGACCTTCAACATCCGCGGGACCGACGTCAGCCACACGCCGGTCGGGCTCGCCTTTGCCCTGCTCCATGCCGATGCGACCGCTGACCTGTTCGTCGCCCCCGAAAAGGTCACCGACGCGGTGCGCGCGCACCTCGGCAACAGCGTGCGTATCCACGATCGCGAAGCGTTTGAGGCGGCGCTTGCGGATCTGGCGGGCAAGAAGGTCGCCGTCGATCCCGACCGCGCCGTCGCGGCGATCTTCACCGCGCTCGAAGCCGCCGGTGCGACGATCGAACGCCACCGCGACCCGGCGGTGCTGCCGAAAGCGATCAAGAACGACGTCGAGCTCGACGGCACCCGCGCTGCGCATGTGCGCGACGGCGTCGCGGTGTCGCGTTTCCTGAAATGGATGGCGGAGGTCGCACCGCAGGGCGGACTCGACGAGCTTGGCGCCGCGGCGAAGCTGCGCGAATATCGCGAGGCGAGTGGCGCGCTCCGCGATCTGTCGTTCGACACCATCTCGGCCGCGGGACCCAATGGCGCCTTGCCGCATTACAAGGTCGACGAAACGACGAACCGCGCGGTCGAAACCGGCACGCTCTACCTCGTCGATTCGGGCGGGCAATATGACGACGGCACCACCGACATCACGCGCACGATCGCGATCGGCACGCCGACCGCCGAAATGCGCCGCCGCTTCACGCAGGTGCTGAAGGGCCATATCGCGCTGGCGACGGCGCGTTTTCCCAAGGGGACGCGCGGCAGCCAGCTCGACATCCTCGCGCGGCAATATCTGTGGGCCGACGGGGTCGATTATGCCCACGGCACCGGGCACGGCGTCGGCACCTATCTGGCGGTGCACGAAGGGCCGCAGCGGATCGCCAAGCCCGCCGGCGGGCAGGCGGGCACCGAGGAGGCGCTCCACGCGGGCATGATCCTTTCGAACGAGCCCGGCTATTATAAGGCGGGCAGCTTCGGCATCCGTATCGAGAATCTCGTCATCGTGGTTCCGGTCCGCATCGACGGGGCCGAGGAGGATATGCTGGCGTTCGAGACGATCACCTTCGCGCCGATCGCACGCGACCTCGTCGATGCGGCGCTGCTGTCGCCGGCCGAGGCCGACTGGCTCGACGCCTATCACGCCGAGGTGCTCGAAAAGCTGGGCGCGGCGATGGACGGTGCCGACCGCGAATGGCTTGCCGCCGCCTGTGCGCCGATCGATCGCGCCCCGACGGCGCTTGCGGCCTGA
- a CDS encoding S9 family peptidase produces the protein MFLAAIATPLVAAPGAFAEEKETALTSTTPALPAAPVADKRPHEMTLHGKTLSDPYHWLRDESYPTVDDKDVLDYVKAENAYFDAAMKPHAALVETLFQEMKGRIKEADSSVPQKDGDWVYWVEYEEGAEYKKWYRKPVAGGEPVLILDEVAMADGKEYFRLADVSISPDGRLMAYAFDDNGSERFEVRFKNLMTWEDLPDVIPGTLSSLVWTAQGDALLYGLANENWRTDNVRLHRLGTPVADDKLLYKEDDIGFGVGIGKTAADNYIVIATGDNETSEVYLLPADNPEAKMQLVSARQKGREYSVDERDGTLYVYTNDEHPNFRVATASVKDPGKWTTLIPGSDHSYITGVSVFRDYFVLESREDGLDQVDIRKYDAPLTPGRIQFPEATYVAGLGDNPEYHQDKLRLDYESMVTPDTVYDYDLASGKLETLKVQEIPSGYDATQYITERVNLPSRDGKTMIPASLVYKKGTKLDGSAPMHLYAYGSYGYRVPPGFSTTRLSLVDRGMIYAIAHVRGGDDMGRAWYLAGKTTERKNSFNDFIDVAKGLIAKKYTAAGKISVEGRSAGGQVMGVIYNEAPELWGAVLAGVPFVDVINTMVDETLPLTPGEWPEWGNPITDKAAFDYMLSYSPYDNVTAKAYPPMLVSAGLNDPRVTYWEPAKWVAKLRATRTNDATLLLRTNMGAGHGGKSGRWGALREDAEEFAFVLTQLGVEK, from the coding sequence ATGTTTCTGGCCGCAATTGCCACCCCGCTTGTCGCGGCCCCGGGCGCTTTCGCCGAAGAGAAAGAGACTGCATTGACCAGCACCACCCCTGCCCTGCCCGCCGCGCCGGTCGCGGACAAGCGTCCGCACGAGATGACGTTGCACGGCAAGACCCTGTCCGATCCGTACCACTGGCTGCGCGACGAAAGCTATCCGACGGTCGATGACAAGGATGTCCTCGACTATGTGAAGGCCGAAAATGCCTATTTCGACGCCGCGATGAAGCCGCATGCCGCGCTGGTCGAAACGCTGTTCCAGGAGATGAAGGGGCGGATCAAGGAGGCCGATTCCTCGGTGCCGCAGAAGGACGGCGACTGGGTGTACTGGGTCGAATATGAGGAAGGCGCCGAGTACAAGAAATGGTATCGCAAACCCGTCGCGGGCGGCGAACCGGTGCTGATCCTCGACGAGGTCGCGATGGCCGACGGCAAGGAATATTTCCGCCTCGCCGACGTGTCGATCAGCCCCGACGGCAGGCTGATGGCCTATGCCTTCGACGACAATGGCTCCGAACGGTTCGAGGTGCGCTTCAAGAATCTGATGACGTGGGAGGATCTGCCCGACGTCATCCCCGGCACGCTGTCGTCGCTCGTCTGGACCGCGCAGGGCGACGCGCTGCTCTATGGCCTCGCGAACGAGAACTGGCGCACCGACAATGTCCGGCTGCACAGGCTCGGCACGCCGGTCGCCGACGACAAATTGCTCTACAAGGAGGATGACATCGGCTTCGGCGTCGGAATCGGCAAGACCGCGGCCGACAATTATATCGTGATCGCGACGGGCGATAACGAAACGAGCGAGGTCTACCTCCTCCCCGCCGACAATCCCGAAGCGAAGATGCAGCTCGTCTCGGCGCGCCAGAAGGGCCGCGAGTACAGCGTCGATGAGCGCGACGGCACGCTCTATGTCTACACCAACGACGAGCATCCCAACTTCCGCGTCGCGACCGCGAGCGTCAAGGACCCGGGCAAGTGGACGACGCTGATCCCCGGATCGGACCACAGCTACATCACCGGCGTATCGGTGTTCCGCGACTATTTCGTCCTCGAATCGCGCGAGGACGGGCTCGATCAGGTCGATATCCGCAAATATGATGCGCCGCTGACCCCGGGACGGATCCAATTCCCCGAGGCGACTTATGTCGCGGGCCTCGGCGACAATCCCGAATATCATCAGGACAAGCTCCGCCTCGACTATGAATCGATGGTCACCCCCGACACCGTCTATGACTATGACCTCGCGAGCGGAAAGCTCGAGACGCTGAAGGTGCAGGAAATCCCTTCGGGTTACGATGCGACGCAATATATAACCGAAAGGGTTAATCTGCCCAGCCGCGACGGCAAGACGATGATCCCCGCCTCGCTCGTCTACAAGAAGGGGACGAAGCTCGACGGCAGCGCGCCGATGCATCTTTATGCCTATGGCTCATATGGCTACCGCGTCCCGCCGGGCTTTTCGACGACGCGGCTCAGCCTCGTCGATCGCGGGATGATCTATGCCATCGCGCATGTCCGCGGCGGCGACGACATGGGCCGCGCCTGGTATCTCGCGGGCAAGACGACCGAACGCAAGAACAGCTTCAACGACTTCATCGACGTCGCCAAGGGGCTGATCGCGAAGAAATATACCGCCGCGGGCAAGATTTCGGTCGAAGGCCGCTCGGCAGGCGGGCAGGTGATGGGGGTCATCTACAACGAGGCACCCGAACTGTGGGGCGCGGTGCTGGCGGGCGTGCCCTTCGTCGATGTCATCAATACGATGGTCGACGAAACGCTGCCGCTGACCCCCGGCGAATGGCCCGAATGGGGTAATCCGATCACCGACAAAGCCGCTTTTGATTACATGCTGAGCTACAGCCCCTACGACAATGTAACCGCGAAGGCCTATCCGCCGATGCTCGTGTCGGCGGGGCTCAACGACCCGCGCGTGACCTATTGGGAACCCGCCAAATGGGTCGCCAAGCTGCGCGCAACACGCACCAACGACGCGACCTTGCTGCTACGCACAAACATGGGCGCGGGCCACGGCGGCAAATCGGGCCGCTGGGGCGCGCTGCGCGAGGATGCCGAAGAGTTCGCCTTCGTGCTGACGCAGCTGGGGGTGGAAAAATAA
- a CDS encoding S41 family peptidase: protein MIRALLFLALACLALPAAAQPISAADRGRMIDEIAHLLATRYVDADKGQKMAGELRKAKMQWSDVTDGPALAKALTDWLRQASGDGHFAVDYSATPIPVEGGEEAFLDAEIERYYGAQVNHGVQKIERLDGNIMLIDLRVFPPPALGGDVVGAMMTVAAQGDALIIDLRKNGGGMETVDTIIGQLVPEGSPLSGSFDRPSGKTTAHVSPAPPKGRRFGDTKPLYILTSKRTFSAAEALAYDLQALKRATIVGEVTGGGANPFEYRRVHPHFALSLPEKRSVNPITGTNWQDVGVKPDVAVPADQALETALSLAKEALGKASHGGQGK from the coding sequence ATGATACGTGCCCTGCTTTTTCTGGCGCTCGCCTGCCTTGCGCTGCCCGCCGCGGCCCAGCCGATCAGCGCCGCCGACCGCGGTCGAATGATCGACGAAATCGCCCACCTGCTCGCGACGCGCTATGTCGATGCCGACAAGGGGCAGAAAATGGCTGGCGAACTGCGCAAGGCGAAAATGCAGTGGAGCGACGTCACCGACGGCCCCGCGCTCGCCAAGGCGTTGACCGACTGGCTGCGCCAGGCTTCGGGCGACGGTCATTTCGCGGTCGATTACAGCGCCACGCCGATCCCCGTCGAAGGCGGCGAAGAGGCCTTTCTCGATGCCGAGATCGAGCGTTATTACGGTGCCCAAGTTAATCATGGCGTGCAGAAGATCGAACGCCTCGACGGCAATATCATGTTGATCGACCTTCGCGTCTTCCCGCCCCCGGCGCTCGGCGGCGACGTCGTCGGCGCAATGATGACCGTCGCCGCGCAGGGCGATGCGCTGATCATCGACCTGCGCAAAAATGGCGGCGGCATGGAAACGGTCGATACGATCATCGGCCAACTGGTGCCCGAGGGATCACCGCTCAGCGGCAGCTTCGACCGTCCGAGCGGCAAGACGACGGCGCACGTCTCGCCGGCGCCGCCCAAGGGACGCCGGTTCGGCGACACGAAACCGCTCTATATCCTGACCAGCAAGCGCACCTTCTCGGCAGCCGAAGCGCTCGCCTACGACCTGCAAGCGCTGAAACGCGCGACGATCGTCGGCGAAGTCACCGGCGGCGGCGCGAACCCGTTCGAATATCGCCGCGTCCACCCGCATTTTGCCCTGAGCCTGCCCGAGAAGCGCTCGGTCAATCCGATCACCGGAACGAATTGGCAGGATGTCGGGGTCAAGCCCGATGTCGCGGTCCCCGCCGACCAGGCGCTCGAAACCGCGCTATCGCTCGCGAAGGAAGCGCTCGGTAAAGCATCCCACGGCGGTCAGGGCAAATAG
- a CDS encoding acyl-CoA thioesterase yields MTGLRSDVPLADFRVQERVRVRFNEIDGQSIVFNANYLVYADIGVTEYFRALGEGQPGPYFNQYGTDIRETHCEIDYHAPARLDELITIAARVSRFGRTSFTLHCGIFRGTERLTDIEISYAHLDTDSGQPTPLPGSFIAEVRRFETRTPSQD; encoded by the coding sequence ATGACCGGTCTTCGCAGCGACGTACCGCTTGCCGACTTCCGCGTGCAGGAGCGCGTGCGGGTGCGGTTCAACGAGATCGACGGGCAGAGCATCGTCTTCAACGCCAATTATCTCGTCTATGCCGATATCGGCGTGACCGAATATTTCCGCGCGCTCGGCGAAGGGCAGCCCGGGCCGTACTTTAACCAATATGGTACAGATATTCGCGAGACACATTGCGAGATCGACTATCACGCGCCGGCGCGGCTCGACGAACTGATTACCATCGCGGCGCGGGTCAGCCGCTTCGGAAGGACGAGCTTCACCTTGCATTGCGGGATTTTCCGCGGGACCGAACGGCTGACCGACATCGAGATCAGCTATGCGCATCTCGATACCGACAGCGGCCAGCCAACCCCGCTGCCGGGAAGCTTCATCGCCGAAGTCAGGCGATTCGAAACGCGAACCCCGTCGCAAGATTGA
- a CDS encoding helix-turn-helix domain-containing protein: MAALDDAVEQAYRDAGLNFRPRFYPYFRLLMARDSASVGECVAALGFTQPAATQTLQTMVREGLIESVPARDRRERRFILTPAARAMIPDLEAAWAATAGAARALDAALPQPLGATVDAALEQLQRQSFGDLIKKERAR, from the coding sequence GTGGCGGCGCTCGACGACGCCGTCGAGCAGGCGTATCGCGACGCCGGACTGAATTTCCGGCCGCGCTTCTACCCTTATTTCCGGCTGCTCATGGCACGCGACTCGGCATCGGTCGGCGAATGCGTCGCGGCGCTCGGCTTCACCCAGCCCGCCGCGACCCAGACACTGCAAACGATGGTTCGCGAAGGCCTGATCGAATCGGTGCCCGCCCGCGACCGGCGGGAGCGGCGCTTCATTCTCACCCCCGCGGCGCGCGCGATGATCCCCGATCTCGAAGCGGCATGGGCCGCCACAGCCGGTGCCGCGCGCGCACTCGATGCGGCGCTGCCACAACCTCTGGGCGCGACGGTCGATGCCGCGCTCGAACAACTCCAACGCCAGTCGTTTGGCGATCTCATCAAGAAGGAACGCGCACGATGA
- the ribD gene encoding bifunctional diaminohydroxyphosphoribosylaminopyrimidine deaminase/5-amino-6-(5-phosphoribosylamino)uracil reductase RibD gives MAAAIALSSRGRPESAPNPNVGCVLVQAGRVVGRGWTAAGGRPHAEAVALAAAGEAARGATAYVSLEPCAHAGGRGPACSDLLIAAGVARVVIAAQDPDPRTDGAGIARLQDAGIDVLFNVLPAEARRAMAPWWTRRAEGRPFVTLKLATSLDGCIALADGASRWITGDRARAHGHLERAQHQAILVGRGTFDADAPKLDVRLPGLEGRSPQKLLLTSGSAPAGWTAVAAPESVEGVDSLLVEGGARAASAFLAADRVDRLLLYRAPVLIGGGRPALGDIGLTDLADAHGRWRLVDSRLLGSDRLDVYERIRTI, from the coding sequence ATGGCGGCCGCCATCGCGCTGTCGTCGCGCGGCCGGCCGGAGTCGGCGCCCAACCCCAATGTCGGATGTGTGCTGGTGCAGGCAGGGCGGGTCGTCGGCCGCGGCTGGACGGCGGCCGGCGGGCGCCCGCACGCCGAAGCGGTGGCGCTCGCGGCGGCGGGCGAAGCCGCGCGCGGCGCCACTGCCTATGTCAGCCTCGAACCTTGCGCCCATGCCGGCGGCCGCGGTCCGGCGTGTAGCGACCTGCTGATCGCCGCGGGCGTCGCGCGCGTGGTGATCGCGGCGCAGGACCCCGATCCGCGCACCGACGGTGCCGGAATCGCGCGGCTGCAGGACGCGGGGATCGACGTCCTGTTCAATGTCCTGCCGGCCGAGGCGCGGCGCGCGATGGCCCCATGGTGGACGCGGCGGGCCGAAGGGCGGCCGTTCGTGACGCTCAAGCTCGCGACCTCGCTCGACGGCTGTATCGCGCTCGCCGACGGCGCGAGCCGCTGGATCACCGGCGACCGCGCCCGGGCGCACGGCCACCTCGAACGCGCACAGCATCAGGCGATCCTTGTCGGCCGCGGTACGTTCGACGCCGATGCGCCGAAGCTCGACGTGCGCTTGCCGGGTCTCGAAGGTCGCAGCCCGCAAAAATTGCTGCTGACGTCGGGAAGCGCGCCCGCGGGCTGGACCGCCGTTGCTGCGCCCGAATCGGTCGAGGGCGTCGATTCGCTGCTCGTCGAGGGCGGCGCGAGGGCGGCATCGGCCTTTCTCGCCGCCGACCGCGTCGACCGGCTGCTGCTCTATCGCGCGCCGGTGCTGATCGGCGGCGGCCGCCCGGCGCTCGGCGACATCGGGCTGACCGACCTTGCCGATGCCCACGGCCGTTGGCGGCTTGTCGACAGCCGCCTGCTTGGCAGCGACCGGCTCGACGTCTACGAGCGCATCAGGACAATTTGA
- a CDS encoding riboflavin synthase, whose product MFTGIITDIGTIRSREDRGDTRLVIETAYDVDSIDLGASIACSGACLTVVEKGVDQGSNGPAGWFAIDASAETLACTAPGMWDQGRRLNLERALKIGDELGGHIVTGHVDDIGRIVSVEPIGDSITVTVAAPAALAPHIAPKGSITVDGVSLTVNEVTDQPNGEAHFTLNIIPHTQAMTTLDEAAAGRPVNLEIDILARYLARMQARG is encoded by the coding sequence ATGTTCACCGGAATCATCACCGACATCGGCACCATTCGCAGCCGCGAGGATCGCGGCGACACCCGGCTCGTCATCGAAACCGCCTATGATGTGGACAGCATCGACCTTGGCGCGTCGATCGCCTGTTCGGGTGCCTGCCTGACCGTCGTCGAAAAGGGCGTCGATCAGGGCAGCAACGGACCGGCGGGCTGGTTCGCGATCGACGCGAGCGCCGAAACGCTCGCGTGCACCGCGCCGGGCATGTGGGATCAGGGGCGCCGGCTCAACCTCGAGCGGGCGCTGAAGATCGGCGACGAACTCGGCGGGCATATCGTCACCGGCCATGTCGACGATATCGGCCGCATCGTGTCGGTCGAGCCGATCGGCGACAGCATCACGGTCACCGTCGCCGCCCCCGCCGCGCTGGCGCCGCATATCGCCCCCAAGGGCTCGATCACCGTCGACGGCGTGTCGCTGACGGTCAACGAAGTAACCGACCAGCCGAACGGCGAGGCGCATTTCACGCTCAACATCATCCCGCACACGCAGGCGATGACGACGCTCGACGAAGCGGCGGCCGGGCGGCCGGTCAATCTGGAGATCGATATCCTCGCGCGCTATCTCGCGCGGATGCAGGCGCGGGGATGA
- the rpoN gene encoding RNA polymerase factor sigma-54, with the protein MALGPRLDLRQSQSLVMTPQLQQAIKLLALSNLELEAYLAEALEGNPLLDTASADSDGSAGDPDTGPGEDAPATEAAALDADQALASDSGTSDDLDVDFAEERFHHDSASDSVGLSGGDSEAIDFDSFAGEDATLHGHLLAQVGERFGGIEAMIAEQIVALIDEAGYLRADLGELAQRLGVPLALVEAVLAGVQGFDPSGVGGRDLAECIAIQAREADRYDPAMATMIAHLDLVAKGAFPQLKRICGVDDEDLADMIRELRSYDPKPGLRFGGDAATAVVPDLYIRQTAKGWAVEVNSGTLPRLLVNRRYYSELAEGAAAKSKAWLSEQLAGANWLVRALDQRQRTIVKVASEIVKQQEGFFLHGVAHMRPLTLRQVAEEIGMHESTVSRVTSNKYLSCARGLFELKYFFSSGISATEGDGAVSAEAVKSRIKAMIEAEDARAILSDETIAQKLSAEGHDIARRTVVKYREAMGYGSSVQRRRQKALAG; encoded by the coding sequence ATGGCGTTGGGTCCGCGCCTCGATCTCCGCCAGTCGCAGTCGCTGGTGATGACGCCGCAGCTTCAGCAAGCGATCAAGCTGCTGGCGCTGTCGAACCTCGAACTCGAAGCCTATCTGGCCGAGGCGCTCGAAGGCAATCCGCTGCTCGACACGGCGTCGGCCGATAGCGACGGGAGCGCGGGCGACCCGGATACCGGCCCCGGCGAGGATGCGCCTGCAACCGAAGCTGCGGCGCTCGACGCCGATCAGGCGCTCGCATCGGACAGCGGCACCAGCGACGACCTCGATGTCGATTTCGCCGAGGAACGCTTTCATCACGACAGCGCGAGCGACAGCGTCGGCCTGTCGGGCGGCGATAGCGAAGCCATTGATTTCGACAGCTTTGCGGGCGAGGACGCGACGCTGCACGGCCACCTGCTCGCGCAGGTCGGCGAACGCTTCGGCGGGATCGAGGCGATGATCGCCGAACAGATCGTCGCGCTGATCGACGAAGCGGGATATCTGCGCGCCGACCTTGGCGAGCTTGCCCAGCGGCTCGGCGTCCCGCTCGCGCTGGTCGAAGCCGTACTGGCCGGTGTTCAGGGCTTCGACCCGTCGGGGGTCGGCGGCCGCGACCTTGCCGAATGCATCGCGATCCAGGCGCGCGAGGCCGACCGTTACGACCCTGCGATGGCGACGATGATCGCGCACCTCGACCTCGTCGCCAAGGGCGCCTTCCCCCAGTTAAAACGCATTTGCGGCGTCGATGACGAAGATCTCGCCGACATGATCCGCGAATTGCGAAGCTATGACCCGAAGCCGGGGCTGCGCTTTGGCGGCGACGCCGCGACCGCAGTGGTGCCCGACCTCTATATCCGCCAGACGGCGAAGGGCTGGGCGGTCGAGGTCAACAGCGGCACCCTGCCGCGCCTGCTCGTCAACCGCCGCTATTACAGCGAATTGGCCGAAGGCGCGGCGGCGAAGAGCAAGGCGTGGCTGTCCGAACAGCTTGCCGGCGCCAACTGGCTGGTGCGCGCGCTCGACCAGCGCCAGCGCACGATCGTCAAGGTCGCGAGCGAGATCGTCAAGCAGCAGGAGGGCTTTTTCCTCCACGGCGTCGCGCATATGCGGCCGCTGACGCTGCGCCAGGTGGCCGAGGAAATCGGCATGCACGAATCGACCGTCAGTCGCGTCACCAGCAACAAATATCTGTCGTGCGCGCGCGGGCTGTTCGAGCTCAAATATTTCTTCTCGTCGGGGATTTCGGCGACCGAGGGCGACGGCGCGGTGTCGGCCGAGGCGGTGAAGAGCCGGATCAAGGCGATGATCGAGGCCGAGGATGCACGCGCGATCCTCTCCGACGAGACGATCGCGCAAAAGCTGTCGGCCGAGGGCCACGACATCGCGCGGCGCACCGTGGTCAAATATCGCGAGGCGATGGGCTATGGCTCGTCGGTGCAGCGGCGGCGGCAAAAGGCGCTGGCGGGGTAG
- the ykgO gene encoding type B 50S ribosomal protein L36, with product MKIRNSLKSLKDRHRDNRVIRRRGRTYVINKTNRRFKARQG from the coding sequence ATGAAGATTCGCAACAGCCTGAAGTCGCTGAAGGACCGCCACCGGGATAATCGCGTTATCCGCCGCCGTGGCCGCACCTATGTGATCAACAAGACCAACCGCCGCTTCAAGGCGCGCCAGGGCTGA
- a CDS encoding HAD family hydrolase translates to MIRRSVIFDVGRVLFDWDLRHLFAKLIADRDELEWFVTHVVTPEWHFQHDAGRPLAEMLPELKAEFPGHGALIDAYATRFNETIPGPVPGSLELVERLDAAGVPLFAITNFGHEFWEAFRPTQPIFDRFRDIIVSGTEKLLKPDPAIYRLAIDRFGIDPAGALFIDDVAANVAGAESVGIAGHRFRGAADLERDLGARGYLP, encoded by the coding sequence ATGATTCGCCGATCTGTGATCTTCGACGTCGGCCGCGTCCTCTTCGACTGGGACCTGCGCCATCTGTTCGCCAAGCTGATCGCCGACCGCGACGAACTCGAATGGTTCGTAACGCATGTCGTGACGCCCGAATGGCATTTCCAGCACGACGCGGGGCGGCCGCTCGCCGAGATGCTGCCCGAGCTGAAGGCAGAATTTCCAGGGCATGGAGCGCTGATCGACGCCTATGCGACGCGTTTCAACGAGACGATTCCGGGGCCGGTGCCCGGCAGCCTCGAACTGGTCGAACGGCTCGACGCGGCGGGCGTGCCCTTGTTCGCGATCACCAATTTCGGGCACGAGTTCTGGGAAGCTTTCCGCCCGACCCAGCCGATCTTCGACCGCTTCCGCGACATCATCGTTTCGGGCACCGAAAAGCTGCTGAAGCCCGATCCGGCGATCTACCGCCTTGCGATCGATCGATTCGGCATCGACCCCGCGGGGGCGCTGTTCATCGACGATGTCGCGGCGAATGTCGCGGGCGCCGAATCGGTCGGGATCGCGGGGCATCGCTTCCGCGGCGCGGCAGATTTGGAACGTGACCTCGGCGCGCGCGGCTATTTGCCCTGA